A genome region from Streptomyces sp. S4.7 includes the following:
- a CDS encoding helix-turn-helix transcriptional regulator yields the protein MSTPSAAVQRLRLRTELRRARGNAGLTQRQVAIKMEWSPSKLIRIEAGEVAVTVNDLKALLAEYGVTERRKTEGLLELARGSRKMPFSEYRDVFSKEFLSFLALESSASIIRGFHFFVVPGLFQTEEYMRALVAGTSQATSPERLDRLVEARLARQDLLEGEEGPKLLMVLDESVLRRQVGGPGVMRAQLERLADLAAHPRITIQVMPFSAGAHQGILGPFTLFEFSEEGMPDSVYLENPRGDSFASSAPEVTGKYIEAFYELEDQALGGDMEQVLRQVVEHIGEGSEDLTLPAEAGEP from the coding sequence GTGAGCACGCCGAGTGCCGCCGTGCAGCGCCTGCGTCTGCGGACCGAGCTCCGCAGGGCCCGGGGCAACGCGGGACTGACCCAGCGTCAGGTCGCCATCAAGATGGAATGGAGCCCCTCGAAACTCATCAGAATCGAGGCGGGCGAAGTCGCGGTCACCGTCAACGACCTCAAGGCGCTGCTCGCCGAATACGGGGTGACGGAGCGACGCAAGACCGAGGGACTGCTGGAACTGGCCAGGGGCAGCCGGAAGATGCCCTTCAGCGAGTACCGCGACGTGTTCAGCAAGGAATTCCTCTCCTTCCTCGCCCTGGAGTCCTCCGCCTCGATCATCCGAGGCTTCCACTTCTTCGTGGTGCCCGGTCTCTTCCAGACGGAGGAGTACATGCGGGCACTCGTCGCGGGAACCTCCCAGGCGACCTCCCCCGAACGGCTCGACCGTCTGGTCGAGGCACGCCTCGCCCGGCAGGACCTGCTGGAGGGCGAGGAGGGGCCGAAGCTCCTGATGGTCCTCGACGAGTCGGTCCTGCGCCGGCAGGTCGGCGGACCGGGCGTGATGCGCGCCCAGCTCGAACGGCTGGCGGACCTGGCGGCCCACCCCCGGATCACGATCCAGGTCATGCCGTTCAGCGCCGGCGCACACCAGGGCATCCTCGGCCCCTTCACCCTGTTCGAGTTCTCCGAGGAGGGCATGCCCGACTCCGTCTATCTGGAGAACCCGCGCGGGGATTCGTTCGCGAGCAGCGCCCCGGAGGTGACGGGGAAGTACATCGAGGCCTTCTACGAACTGGAGGACCAGGCACTCGGTGGCGACATGGAGCAGGTGCTGCGCCAGGTCGTCGAGCACATCGGTGAAGGAAGCGAGGACCTGACGCTCCCGGCCGAGGCCGGCGAGCCGTAG
- a CDS encoding LamG-like jellyroll fold domain-containing protein: MRRKPATRSRPLLRSLLLAVALLLPASGFVPAATAADTASADVRSAAAPAADDVHGLKGEYFSMSAPGARDFADLGGVALDPQIEFPGLASTFESMTGRTEHTTARWTGRIEAPASGDYTFYATGDNGFRVWIGDKVVIDHWEPDWDKEQTSEPVALTAGQPQDVRVEMFQDIGGANMFLRWSGAGTQKQIVPESAFTPPAEFEIYPVSLTVGEDGRRLRATFEDKVGGTIAELGDHLKIEVDTTQMPVSSVARTPGDPYSLTVTLKAPVQKDQRVGFRYDGKAGLQAGGETVPEIMRTAANDSTHRLTTEWGDKIDPDNPLPEYPRPQQVRDNWKNLNGPWQFAGAEKDERPVFGKDLDEKIIVPFPVESQLSGLERHEDHMFYRKLVTVPQGWKVGSGKRLKLNFDAVDYATRVWVNGTQVTEHTGGYTAFSADITDALKDGGMGPQEIVVAVTDTNGPNQPMGKQSTDPGGIVYTQSSGIWQTVWMEPVATAAVDELVTTPDIDSGTLAVTVNSAEASPDAKVRAVARDAKGRIVSAVSGRPGTELRLPVRNQRLWTPDDPYLYDLDVTLTDGRSTDSVDSYFGMRSVGIEKVGGYQKLVLNGKPVFSLAMLDQGFWPDGLYTQPSDAALAFDLKAQKKLGFNAVRKHIKVESARFYHHADKLGLLVWQDFVSSDITNEAGQRTFVDEGKQMMRQLHNSPSIIGWIVFNEGWGEWNREETGRIAESVKETDPSRIVNAHSGVNCCSSKGDSGKGEIIDHHDYVNNDAPFPDHRAAMDGEHGGFTLRTPGHMWPGPPAAIYSGVADKDALTAKYVQNTTDFYLEAAGAELSGSVYTQVSDLENELNGFYTYDRREIKVDPAPVRAINEKVIEAGAEAGERDELSGGGHWPLDEGKGTTARDEGPNGSSLSLVGGSTWTPGVSGTALAFDGDGQYAQTEGPVVDTTRSYSVSAWVTLDELPGNYATAVSQDGRRTENPFYLQYGQGAFAFSTPGGNRARLEIRPETDRWYHLVGVRDSASDDITLYVDGAPVSTVAAGPVDVSTGPLSLGRAKYDGAKGDFWNGSIDQVRVYDHALTGSQVQQLHEDEQPE, encoded by the coding sequence ATGAGACGAAAGCCCGCCACCCGTTCCCGACCACTGCTCCGCTCGCTGCTGCTCGCCGTCGCCCTGCTGCTGCCGGCGAGTGGTTTCGTTCCGGCCGCGACGGCCGCCGACACCGCCTCCGCCGATGTCCGCTCCGCCGCCGCCCCGGCCGCGGACGACGTGCACGGTCTCAAGGGCGAGTACTTCAGCATGTCCGCGCCGGGTGCGCGCGACTTCGCCGACCTCGGGGGAGTGGCCCTCGACCCCCAGATCGAATTCCCGGGCCTGGCCTCGACGTTCGAGTCCATGACCGGCCGCACCGAACACACCACCGCCCGCTGGACCGGCCGGATCGAGGCCCCCGCGAGCGGCGACTACACCTTCTACGCGACCGGCGACAACGGCTTCCGGGTGTGGATCGGCGACAAGGTGGTCATCGACCACTGGGAGCCGGACTGGGACAAGGAGCAGACCAGCGAACCGGTCGCGCTGACCGCCGGTCAGCCGCAGGACGTCCGGGTCGAGATGTTCCAGGACATCGGCGGCGCGAACATGTTCCTGCGCTGGTCGGGCGCCGGGACCCAGAAGCAGATCGTCCCCGAGTCCGCGTTCACCCCGCCCGCCGAGTTCGAGATCTACCCGGTCTCGCTGACGGTCGGCGAGGACGGCCGCCGGCTCCGCGCGACCTTCGAGGACAAGGTCGGTGGCACGATCGCGGAGCTGGGGGACCATCTGAAGATCGAGGTCGACACCACGCAGATGCCGGTCTCCTCCGTCGCCCGCACACCCGGCGACCCCTACTCCCTGACCGTCACGCTGAAGGCGCCGGTCCAGAAGGACCAGCGGGTCGGCTTCCGTTACGACGGCAAGGCCGGCCTCCAGGCCGGCGGCGAGACGGTGCCGGAGATCATGCGCACAGCGGCCAACGACTCCACGCACCGGCTCACCACCGAGTGGGGTGACAAGATCGACCCGGACAACCCGCTGCCCGAGTACCCCCGCCCGCAGCAGGTGCGCGACAACTGGAAGAACCTGAACGGACCTTGGCAGTTCGCGGGCGCCGAGAAGGACGAAAGGCCCGTCTTCGGCAAGGACCTCGACGAGAAGATCATCGTGCCGTTCCCGGTCGAGTCGCAGCTCTCCGGCCTCGAACGCCACGAGGACCACATGTTCTACCGCAAGCTCGTCACCGTGCCCCAGGGCTGGAAGGTCGGCAGCGGCAAGCGGCTGAAGCTCAACTTCGACGCCGTCGACTACGCGACCCGCGTCTGGGTCAACGGCACCCAGGTCACCGAACACACCGGCGGCTACACGGCGTTCAGCGCCGACATCACCGACGCGCTCAAGGACGGCGGCATGGGCCCGCAGGAGATCGTCGTCGCCGTCACCGACACCAACGGTCCCAACCAGCCGATGGGCAAGCAGTCCACCGACCCCGGCGGCATCGTCTACACCCAGTCGTCGGGCATCTGGCAGACGGTGTGGATGGAGCCCGTCGCGACGGCGGCCGTCGACGAACTCGTCACCACACCCGACATCGACTCCGGCACCCTGGCCGTCACCGTCAACTCCGCCGAGGCCTCACCCGACGCCAAGGTCAGGGCGGTCGCCCGCGACGCCAAGGGCCGGATCGTCTCGGCGGTCAGCGGCCGTCCCGGCACCGAACTGCGCCTGCCGGTCAGGAACCAGCGGCTCTGGACCCCGGACGACCCGTACCTCTACGACCTGGACGTCACCCTCACCGACGGCCGCTCCACCGACAGCGTCGACAGCTACTTCGGTATGCGGTCCGTCGGAATCGAGAAGGTCGGCGGCTACCAGAAGCTCGTACTGAACGGAAAGCCGGTCTTCTCCCTCGCCATGCTGGACCAGGGGTTCTGGCCCGACGGCCTCTACACCCAGCCCAGCGACGCGGCGCTCGCCTTCGACCTCAAGGCCCAGAAGAAGCTCGGCTTCAACGCCGTACGCAAGCACATCAAGGTCGAGTCGGCCCGCTTCTACCACCACGCCGACAAGCTCGGTCTCCTCGTCTGGCAGGACTTCGTCTCCAGCGACATCACCAACGAGGCCGGACAGCGGACCTTCGTCGACGAGGGCAAGCAGATGATGCGGCAGCTGCACAACTCGCCCTCCATCATCGGCTGGATCGTCTTCAACGAGGGCTGGGGCGAGTGGAACCGCGAGGAGACCGGCCGGATCGCCGAGTCGGTGAAGGAGACCGACCCCTCTCGCATCGTCAACGCCCACAGCGGTGTCAACTGCTGCTCCTCCAAGGGGGATTCGGGCAAGGGCGAGATCATCGACCACCACGACTACGTCAACAACGACGCCCCCTTCCCCGACCACCGCGCCGCGATGGACGGGGAGCACGGCGGCTTCACCCTCCGCACCCCCGGGCACATGTGGCCGGGCCCGCCCGCCGCGATCTACAGCGGAGTGGCCGACAAGGACGCGCTCACCGCGAAGTACGTGCAGAACACCACGGACTTCTACCTCGAAGCGGCGGGCGCCGAACTCTCCGGCTCCGTGTACACACAGGTCAGTGACCTGGAGAACGAACTCAACGGCTTCTACACATACGACCGCCGGGAGATAAAGGTCGATCCGGCGCCGGTGCGCGCCATCAACGAGAAGGTCATCGAGGCAGGCGCCGAAGCCGGCGAACGGGACGAGCTGAGCGGCGGCGGACACTGGCCGCTGGACGAGGGCAAGGGCACCACCGCCCGGGACGAGGGCCCCAACGGCAGCTCACTGAGCCTCGTCGGCGGCTCAACCTGGACACCGGGTGTCAGCGGCACGGCGCTCGCCTTCGACGGCGACGGCCAGTACGCGCAGACCGAAGGACCGGTGGTCGACACGACCAGGAGCTACTCGGTGTCGGCGTGGGTCACGCTCGACGAACTGCCGGGCAACTACGCCACGGCGGTGAGCCAGGACGGACGGCGCACGGAGAATCCGTTCTATCTCCAGTACGGCCAGGGCGCGTTCGCGTTCAGCACCCCCGGCGGCAACCGCGCGCGCCTGGAGATCCGCCCCGAGACGGACCGCTGGTACCACCTCGTCGGCGTCCGAGACTCGGCCTCGGACGACATCACGCTGTACGTCGACGGCGCACCGGTCTCGACCGTCGCCGCGGGACCGGTCGATGTGAGCACCGGACCGCTGTCGCTCGGCCGCGCGAAGTACGACGGCGCCAAGGGCGACTTCTGGAACGGATCGATCGACCAGGTACGCGTCTACGACCATGCGCTGACGGGCAGTCAGGTTCAACAGCTGCACGAGGACGAACAGCCGGAGTAG
- a CDS encoding aldo/keto reductase, translated as MTKETKEAETKNADRLLYGCMGLGGGWDTTPYGPADIDAAEAAVEAALESGITTFDHADIYRHGKSEAVFGEVLGRAPGLRERVVVQTKCGIRLADGDRPGIYDLRAASIVRRVEESLTRLRTDVIDVLLLHRPDPLADPDDIASALTSLHQQGLVRRFGVSNMGGAQIAPLRAGLGFPLVANQLEMSLARRDWVEAGVLVNTPEAAENGYPLGTTEYCRANGIAIQAWGALARGRYTGRQETPDERATARLVASLAEAKNTTPETILLWWLQRHPARIAPVVGSARPERIRACADAAVREPELTHEEWYDLWLTARGAPLP; from the coding sequence GTGACGAAAGAGACGAAAGAAGCGGAGACGAAGAACGCCGACCGGCTGCTCTACGGCTGTATGGGGCTGGGCGGCGGCTGGGACACCACCCCCTACGGCCCGGCGGACATCGACGCCGCCGAGGCGGCCGTCGAGGCGGCGCTGGAGAGCGGGATCACCACGTTCGACCACGCCGACATCTACCGGCACGGGAAGTCGGAGGCCGTCTTCGGGGAGGTCCTCGGCCGCGCCCCCGGGCTGCGGGAGCGTGTCGTCGTACAGACGAAGTGCGGTATCCGGCTCGCCGACGGCGACCGGCCCGGCATCTACGACCTGCGCGCCGCCAGCATCGTCCGGCGCGTCGAGGAGAGCCTGACCAGACTGCGTACGGACGTCATCGACGTCCTGCTGCTGCACCGGCCCGACCCGCTCGCCGACCCGGACGACATCGCGAGCGCCCTCACCTCGCTCCACCAGCAGGGTCTCGTGCGGCGGTTCGGCGTGTCGAACATGGGCGGCGCGCAGATCGCCCCACTGCGGGCGGGGCTCGGATTCCCGCTGGTCGCCAACCAGTTGGAGATGAGCCTGGCGCGCCGGGACTGGGTCGAGGCCGGGGTGCTGGTCAACACCCCGGAGGCGGCCGAGAACGGATATCCGCTCGGGACGACCGAGTACTGCCGGGCGAACGGGATCGCGATCCAGGCGTGGGGAGCCCTCGCGCGGGGACGGTACACGGGCCGTCAGGAGACCCCGGACGAGCGGGCGACGGCGCGGCTCGTCGCCTCCCTGGCCGAGGCGAAGAACACCACGCCGGAGACGATCCTGCTGTGGTGGCTGCAACGGCACCCCGCCCGGATCGCGCCGGTCGTCGGCAGCGCGCGGCCGGAGCGCATCCGCGCCTGCGCCGACGCGGCCGTACGGGAGCCTGAACTCACCCACGAGGAGTGGTACGACCTGTGGCTGACGGCGCGCGGCGCGCCGCTGCCCTGA
- a CDS encoding alpha/beta hydrolase, with the protein MADVHHRYATVQGRQLFYREAGEADAPVLVLLHGFPTSSFMFRHLIPELADRYHVIAPDHLGFGLSDAPPVGQFDYTFDALADLTRQLLAGLGVSRYAIYVQDYGAPIGWRLALRDPDAITAIVTQNGNGYEAGLVESFWEPARAYWREQTPETVGAIREAFSLDMIKWQYLHGVADPSLVSPDTWLHDHALVSRPGNDRVQLKLLLDYASNLPLYPTLHAYLRDRRPPLLAVWGENDEIFAPDGARAFADDVPDAQVHLLDGGHFLLESALDEVAELIRGFLAKADLPVG; encoded by the coding sequence ATGGCCGATGTCCATCACCGCTACGCGACAGTTCAGGGCCGGCAGCTGTTCTACCGGGAGGCGGGAGAAGCCGACGCTCCCGTACTCGTCCTGCTGCACGGCTTCCCCACCAGCTCCTTCATGTTCCGCCATCTCATCCCGGAGCTGGCGGACCGCTATCACGTCATCGCCCCCGACCATCTCGGCTTCGGTCTGTCCGACGCGCCGCCCGTCGGGCAGTTCGACTACACCTTCGACGCCCTCGCCGACCTCACCCGGCAGCTTCTCGCCGGGCTCGGGGTGTCCCGGTACGCCATCTACGTCCAGGACTACGGTGCCCCGATCGGCTGGCGCCTGGCGCTGCGGGACCCGGACGCGATCACGGCGATCGTCACGCAGAACGGCAACGGCTACGAGGCCGGCCTCGTGGAGAGTTTCTGGGAGCCCGCACGGGCGTACTGGCGCGAGCAGACCCCCGAGACGGTGGGCGCCATCCGGGAGGCCTTCAGCCTGGACATGATCAAGTGGCAGTATCTGCACGGCGTCGCGGATCCGAGCCTGGTCAGTCCCGACACCTGGCTCCACGACCACGCCCTGGTGTCCCGCCCCGGCAACGACCGCGTGCAGCTGAAGCTGTTGCTCGACTACGCGAGCAACCTGCCGCTCTATCCGACCCTGCACGCCTATCTGCGTGACCGCCGGCCTCCCCTGCTGGCCGTCTGGGGCGAGAACGACGAGATCTTCGCTCCGGACGGCGCCCGTGCGTTCGCCGACGACGTGCCCGACGCGCAGGTGCATCTCCTCGACGGAGGTCACTTCCTGCTCGAAAGCGCGCTGGACGAGGTCGCCGAGCTGATCCGCGGGTTCCTCGCGAAGGCGGACCTGCCCGTCGGATAG
- a CDS encoding CGNR zinc finger domain-containing protein: MESTEPGTSEGPLPTAAPLLGEPLPVEFMNTVWADRDGVHDELARPGGLAAWLRGVGPRLPQADGPSLARLPEPSADDLRRFRRLRDALRRLAAVTTGDTADTRGRGPGGSSEVASDADAVLAAVDAVNESCAYTPSWSMLEWTGENGPTRTAATEGTSSGWILSQLAEEGVRLFAGPGRTELRACHGPRCVLYFVRSHPRREWCSADCGNRARVARHYRRHRDAAQSAQA, translated from the coding sequence ATGGAGAGCACTGAGCCCGGCACGTCCGAGGGCCCGCTCCCGACAGCGGCTCCGCTGCTGGGGGAGCCACTGCCGGTCGAGTTCATGAACACGGTCTGGGCCGACCGGGACGGCGTGCACGACGAGCTGGCGCGTCCCGGAGGTCTCGCGGCCTGGCTGCGCGGCGTCGGGCCGCGCCTCCCGCAGGCCGACGGGCCGTCCCTCGCGCGGCTGCCGGAACCGTCGGCGGACGACCTCCGACGGTTCCGGCGGCTGCGTGACGCGCTGCGCCGTCTCGCCGCAGTCACGACCGGCGACACGGCGGACACGCGGGGCAGGGGTCCGGGGGGCTCGTCCGAAGTGGCGTCCGACGCCGACGCCGTGTTGGCGGCGGTCGACGCCGTCAACGAGTCCTGCGCGTACACACCCTCCTGGTCCATGCTGGAGTGGACGGGGGAGAACGGACCGACCCGTACTGCCGCCACCGAGGGCACCTCGTCCGGGTGGATCCTGTCGCAGCTCGCGGAGGAAGGCGTACGCCTGTTCGCCGGGCCCGGCAGGACCGAGCTGCGGGCCTGCCACGGCCCTCGCTGCGTGCTGTATTTCGTGCGCTCCCACCCACGCCGGGAATGGTGTTCCGCCGACTGCGGCAACCGTGCCCGCGTCGCCCGCCACTACCGGCGCCACCGTGACGCCGCCCAGTCGGCGCAGGCGTGA
- a CDS encoding DUF397 domain-containing protein, whose protein sequence is MNATPAIMAESGMFVFPCAIVILKQRADVSLHLIEFVGPRVAPPQRAAPTRLSAHIVKEAWVTESWAWRKSSFSDAGADNCVELARHTDRVMIRDSRYPHRAVLGFSRAPWKAFLDHTCHASHPLVEDRP, encoded by the coding sequence GTGAACGCAACACCCGCGATCATGGCGGAATCCGGCATGTTCGTTTTCCCGTGCGCGATTGTTATCCTGAAGCAACGTGCCGACGTTTCCCTGCACTTGATCGAATTCGTCGGACCGAGAGTCGCACCGCCGCAGCGAGCTGCCCCAACCAGGCTTTCCGCACACATCGTCAAGGAGGCGTGGGTGACTGAGTCATGGGCATGGCGCAAGAGCAGCTTCAGCGATGCCGGCGCCGACAACTGCGTGGAACTCGCCCGGCACACCGACCGGGTCATGATCCGTGATTCGCGGTATCCGCACCGTGCCGTGCTGGGTTTCTCCCGCGCGCCCTGGAAAGCGTTCCTCGACCACACCTGCCACGCGTCCCATCCCCTGGTGGAGGACCGGCCGTGA
- a CDS encoding glycoside hydrolase family 19 protein, with amino-acid sequence MSSKSGRGVSLVRSAILLTVAALIATAFTAPAAQAADGRITGLAGKCVDAAGASNANGTPVQIYDCNGSNAQHWSNSGDGTLRALGKCLDVVGNSTADGALVQLWDCTGGPNQRWAVSGANDIVNPQADKCLDVQNRSTANGTRLQIWTCTGQSNQKWNAPSGGGGNPSPGGFVVSEAQFNQMFPSRNGFYSYGGLTAALSAYPAFATTGSDTVKRQEAAAFLANVSHETGGLVHVVEQNTANYPHYCDASQSYGCPAGQAAYYGRGPIQLSWNFNYKAAGDALGINLLADPWRVQNDSAVAWKTGLWYRNTQNGPGTMTPHNAMVNQAGFGQTIRSINGSLECDGRNPATVQSRISNYQRFTQILGVAPGGNLYC; translated from the coding sequence ATGTCGAGCAAATCCGGCAGAGGCGTTTCCCTCGTACGGTCCGCGATCCTCCTCACGGTCGCAGCCCTCATCGCTACCGCCTTCACCGCTCCGGCCGCCCAGGCGGCCGACGGCCGGATAACCGGTCTGGCCGGCAAGTGCGTCGACGCCGCCGGGGCGAGCAACGCCAACGGCACCCCCGTACAGATCTACGACTGCAACGGCAGCAACGCGCAGCACTGGTCCAACTCGGGCGACGGCACGCTGCGCGCGCTCGGCAAGTGCCTGGACGTCGTGGGCAACAGCACCGCCGACGGCGCCCTCGTCCAGCTGTGGGACTGCACCGGCGGCCCGAACCAGCGCTGGGCCGTCTCCGGGGCGAACGACATCGTCAACCCGCAGGCGGACAAGTGCCTGGACGTTCAGAACCGGAGTACGGCGAACGGCACCCGGCTCCAGATATGGACCTGCACGGGGCAGTCGAACCAGAAGTGGAACGCGCCGAGCGGTGGCGGCGGCAACCCGTCGCCGGGCGGGTTCGTCGTCAGCGAGGCGCAGTTCAACCAGATGTTCCCGAGCCGCAACGGCTTCTACAGCTACGGCGGTCTCACCGCGGCGCTGAGCGCCTACCCCGCCTTCGCGACCACCGGCAGCGACACCGTCAAGCGCCAGGAGGCCGCGGCGTTCCTCGCCAACGTCAGCCACGAAACCGGCGGCCTGGTCCATGTCGTGGAGCAGAACACGGCCAACTACCCGCACTACTGCGACGCTTCGCAGTCCTACGGGTGCCCGGCCGGCCAGGCGGCGTACTACGGCCGCGGACCCATCCAGCTCAGCTGGAACTTCAACTACAAGGCGGCCGGTGACGCACTCGGCATCAACCTGCTCGCCGACCCGTGGCGGGTGCAGAACGACTCGGCCGTCGCCTGGAAGACCGGCCTCTGGTACCGGAACACCCAGAACGGTCCGGGCACCATGACCCCCCACAACGCGATGGTCAACCAGGCCGGCTTCGGTCAGACGATCCGGTCCATCAACGGCTCGCTGGAGTGCGACGGACGCAACCCCGCGACGGTCCAGAGCCGGATCAGCAACTACCAGCGCTTCACCCAGATCCTGGGCGTCGCGCCGGGCGGCAACCTGTACTGCTGA
- a CDS encoding ATP-binding protein, translating to MNGTRITDVMPEPGVVRGDSPAGIHEARDTARAFTGSLTPAPGSGVVDTIVLVVSELVTNALRHGGGRYTLELSAAPDSVTVAVSDPNPAPPRERAPDLDGGGGGFGWHMVRRLAGWLAIAPGPGPGPGKTIYAVLPR from the coding sequence ATGAACGGCACGAGGATCACCGACGTGATGCCCGAACCGGGCGTGGTGCGAGGCGACAGTCCGGCGGGGATCCACGAGGCCCGCGACACCGCCAGGGCCTTCACCGGCAGCCTCACTCCGGCGCCGGGCTCCGGCGTGGTCGACACCATCGTCCTGGTGGTGTCCGAACTGGTCACCAACGCCCTGCGGCACGGCGGCGGCCGGTACACGCTCGAACTGTCCGCGGCGCCGGACTCGGTGACCGTGGCCGTGAGCGACCCGAACCCGGCGCCGCCGCGCGAGCGCGCCCCCGATCTGGACGGCGGTGGAGGCGGGTTCGGCTGGCACATGGTCCGCAGGCTGGCGGGCTGGCTGGCGATCGCGCCCGGTCCGGGGCCCGGTCCCGGCAAGACGATCTACGCGGTGCTGCCGCGGTAG